Proteins encoded by one window of Tunturibacter psychrotolerans:
- the aroB gene encoding 3-dehydroquinate synthase encodes MPVIPVNTPSAKYDVTIASGLLRTLHPRLAKLNPGKPFRPFIVTSPNIWALWSKHFLASFKEPPTVLFHPAGERHKRMSSVEALAQQLATAGADRDSLLLAFGGGVIGDITGFLAAIYMRGIRYVQIPTTLLAQVDSSIGGKTGVNLTAGKNLIGSFYHPQAVLADTDLLRTLPPAELRAGLQESIKAGIIYDAKLFRFMEQNAAAILNTKKNADTKALTKVVAASVRVKADVVSKDEKESGLRMILNFGHTIGHAIEAATNYQQLLHGEAVAWGSIAALNVAIARKTIKPKEAERITKLILRYGPLPTFKATAEKLVALTSRDKKNRSGIRAFILPTAIGKVEIVRNVTEPELLAATNHMLTLMRQKR; translated from the coding sequence GTGCCCGTCATCCCAGTCAACACGCCCTCCGCAAAGTACGACGTCACCATAGCCTCCGGCCTCCTCCGCACGCTCCATCCGCGCCTGGCCAAGCTCAACCCCGGCAAACCCTTCCGCCCCTTCATCGTCACCTCCCCCAACATCTGGGCTCTCTGGTCCAAACACTTCCTCGCATCCTTCAAAGAACCTCCAACCGTCCTTTTCCACCCCGCAGGCGAGCGCCACAAGCGCATGTCGAGCGTCGAAGCCCTCGCTCAGCAACTCGCCACCGCCGGAGCCGACCGCGACTCGCTCCTCCTCGCCTTCGGTGGCGGCGTCATCGGCGACATCACCGGCTTCCTCGCCGCCATCTACATGCGCGGCATCCGCTACGTCCAAATCCCCACCACCCTCCTCGCGCAAGTGGACTCCTCCATCGGCGGCAAAACCGGCGTCAACCTCACCGCAGGCAAAAACCTCATCGGCAGCTTCTACCACCCGCAAGCCGTCCTCGCCGACACCGACCTCCTCCGCACCCTCCCCCCAGCCGAGCTACGCGCCGGCCTGCAGGAGTCCATCAAAGCCGGCATCATCTACGACGCCAAACTCTTCCGCTTCATGGAACAAAACGCCGCAGCCATCCTCAACACAAAGAAAAACGCCGACACCAAAGCCCTGACGAAAGTAGTAGCCGCCTCGGTCCGCGTCAAAGCCGACGTAGTCAGCAAAGACGAAAAAGAGTCCGGCCTACGCATGATCCTTAACTTTGGCCACACCATCGGCCACGCCATCGAAGCCGCCACCAACTACCAGCAGCTACTCCACGGCGAAGCCGTAGCCTGGGGCTCAATCGCCGCACTCAACGTAGCCATCGCACGCAAAACCATCAAGCCCAAAGAAGCCGAGCGCATCACCAAACTCATCCTCCGCTACGGCCCACTCCCCACCTTCAAAGCCACCGCCGAAAAACTAGTAGCCCTAACCTCCCGCGACAAGAAAAATCGCAGCGGCATCCGCGCCTTCATCCTCCCCACAGCCATAGGCAAAGTAGAAATCGTCCGCAACGTAACCGAACCAGAACTCCTAGCAGCCACCAACCACATGCTCACCCTCATGCGACAAAAAAGGTGA
- a CDS encoding TerC/Alx family metal homeostasis membrane protein has protein sequence MLAATPIGHWIGFHLFILVLLGVELLYVRYQGPSKTQSTSVAATFLWVTAALAFAFFIFRSMGSLPATQYLAGYAIEESLSIDNLFLFLLLFRLFKIEPAYQPKALFWGVLGAILMRGAFISAGIGLLDHFEWVSYVFAAILLIAAIRLVLPSAQKDETHTPRWIAWLARLHPVSLRQDKFFVIENGQRMITVLFLALIAIELTDVVFALDSIPAVLSITRHPFLAYTSNIMAVMGLRSLYFLLAHLLAKLRFLHYGLAAVLAFAALKMLAAHHLDIGPLTSLAMIVVILGTTIAISLLSKK, from the coding sequence ATGCTCGCTGCGACTCCAATCGGCCATTGGATAGGTTTTCACCTGTTCATTCTCGTCCTCCTCGGGGTCGAGCTTCTCTACGTTCGCTATCAGGGTCCTTCTAAAACGCAGTCCACCTCCGTCGCGGCCACCTTCCTCTGGGTCACCGCCGCCCTTGCCTTTGCCTTCTTCATCTTTCGCTCCATGGGAAGCCTGCCTGCCACCCAATACCTCGCAGGCTACGCGATCGAAGAGTCGCTCTCCATCGACAATCTCTTCCTCTTTCTCCTCCTCTTCCGCCTCTTCAAAATCGAGCCCGCCTATCAGCCCAAAGCCCTCTTCTGGGGCGTTCTCGGCGCCATCCTCATGCGTGGAGCCTTCATCTCCGCAGGCATAGGCCTCCTCGATCACTTCGAGTGGGTCAGCTACGTCTTTGCCGCTATTCTGCTTATCGCCGCCATCCGTCTGGTCCTGCCAAGCGCCCAAAAAGACGAGACCCACACCCCCCGCTGGATCGCCTGGCTAGCCCGTCTCCACCCCGTCAGCCTCCGTCAGGACAAGTTCTTCGTCATCGAAAACGGCCAGCGCATGATCACGGTTCTCTTCCTGGCCCTCATCGCCATCGAACTCACCGACGTCGTCTTCGCGCTTGACTCCATCCCTGCCGTCCTCTCGATCACCCGCCATCCCTTCCTTGCCTACACGTCAAACATCATGGCCGTCATGGGTCTCCGATCGCTCTACTTCCTGCTCGCCCACCTGCTCGCCAAGCTTCGCTTCCTTCACTACGGCCTCGCCGCAGTCCTGGCCTTTGCGGCTCTCAAAATGCTTGCCGCCCACCACTTGGACATCGGCCCACTCACTTCACTCGCAATGATCGTAGTCATCCTGGGAACAACGATCGCGATCTCGCTGCTTTCAAAAAAATAG
- the ubiE gene encoding bifunctional demethylmenaquinone methyltransferase/2-methoxy-6-polyprenyl-1,4-benzoquinol methylase UbiE, with protein sequence MSNSYTTPEHERSTGARPAGVSSEQDAAANVQQMFDTIAPGYDRANHLLSAGIDRTWWTRTARLFQPILQHPEAVTLDLCCGTGDMTMALLKHRPTTPGATPILAVDFSHQMLSLGIKKFASHNVVPIEADALHLPIADNSVDLVTSAFGFRNLANYHEGLTEILRVLRPGGQLGILECNQPEGLTGALYNIYFKSILPRLGGLITGNERAYSYLNASVERFPRPPRMLQLLKSAGFTNATWTSYTFGVVGLYHATKP encoded by the coding sequence ATGTCCAATAGCTACACGACTCCCGAACACGAACGCTCCACCGGAGCCCGGCCCGCTGGCGTCTCCAGTGAACAAGATGCCGCAGCGAACGTCCAACAGATGTTCGACACCATAGCCCCCGGCTACGACCGCGCCAACCACCTCCTCTCCGCTGGCATCGATCGCACTTGGTGGACGCGCACCGCGCGCCTCTTCCAACCCATCCTCCAACATCCGGAAGCCGTCACTCTCGACCTGTGCTGCGGCACCGGCGATATGACGATGGCCCTCCTCAAACATCGCCCCACTACCCCTGGAGCCACACCCATACTTGCCGTAGACTTCTCCCACCAGATGCTGTCGCTCGGCATAAAAAAATTCGCCTCCCACAACGTAGTCCCCATCGAAGCCGACGCCCTCCACCTACCCATCGCCGACAACTCCGTCGACCTCGTCACCTCCGCCTTCGGCTTCCGCAACCTCGCCAACTATCACGAAGGCCTCACCGAGATCCTTCGTGTCCTGCGCCCCGGCGGCCAGCTTGGCATACTCGAATGCAACCAACCCGAAGGTCTCACCGGCGCGCTCTACAACATCTACTTCAAGTCCATCCTGCCTCGTCTCGGCGGCCTTATCACCGGCAACGAACGCGCCTACAGCTACCTCAATGCTTCAGTCGAGCGCTTCCCCCGCCCACCCCGCATGCTCCAACTCCTCAAATCAGCCGGGTTCACTAACGCCACATGGACCAGCTATACCTTCGGCGTCGTAGGCCTCTACCACGCCACCAAACCCTGA
- a CDS encoding Fur family transcriptional regulator → MKTMHGHPSPEEVYAQVRKRVPAISLATVYKNIHLFVESGVFREVSMHHGSLRVKMNDESHHRMVCSKCKAIADMEKKNSGWLRSTTNCPVAFWWSGMQWM, encoded by the coding sequence ATGAAGACAATGCATGGCCATCCGAGTCCGGAAGAGGTTTATGCGCAGGTGAGGAAGAGGGTGCCGGCTATCTCGCTGGCTACCGTCTACAAAAACATACATTTATTTGTGGAGAGCGGCGTCTTCCGCGAAGTGAGCATGCATCATGGCTCGCTGCGGGTGAAGATGAATGATGAATCGCATCACCGCATGGTGTGCTCCAAGTGTAAGGCGATTGCCGACATGGAGAAAAAGAACTCGGGTTGGCTTCGCAGCACGACAAACTGCCCGGTGGCTTTCTGGTGGAGCGGTATGCAGTGGATGTGA
- a CDS encoding nuclear transport factor 2 family protein: MLMRVRGVFAAAALALMFFVAVDSSIGQEIALGADQGQVVDTVKAVFAAATVDDLAKFHAVVAPRFYLYDAGARFDGDAIMALIKAQHAKGTRYVWNVTEPDVHVIGDTAWIAYVNKGAVTDESGTRAQSWLESAFLERHGGVWKIVFMHSTRVPATPPSATVSMR; this comes from the coding sequence ATGTTGATGAGAGTTCGAGGTGTTTTCGCTGCGGCTGCGCTTGCTCTTATGTTTTTCGTTGCTGTTGATAGCTCCATCGGTCAGGAGATAGCGCTGGGTGCGGATCAGGGGCAGGTTGTCGATACGGTGAAGGCGGTCTTCGCGGCGGCTACTGTGGATGATCTTGCGAAGTTTCATGCGGTGGTTGCGCCTAGGTTTTATCTGTACGACGCGGGGGCGCGATTTGATGGGGACGCGATCATGGCCTTGATCAAAGCTCAACATGCGAAGGGAACGCGTTATGTGTGGAACGTTACGGAGCCTGACGTGCATGTCATCGGGGACACGGCGTGGATCGCTTATGTGAATAAAGGCGCCGTGACGGATGAATCAGGGACTAGAGCGCAGAGTTGGCTTGAGTCGGCGTTTCTTGAAAGGCACGGTGGGGTTTGGAAGATTGTGTTCATGCACAGTACGCGTGTGCCTGCGACTCCGCCGTCTGCTACTGTTTCGATGCGGTAG
- the nadA gene encoding quinolinate synthase NadA has product MNGLLEIATADAVAENVADSCSLDHYLAQPDHTMDARIAAAREKLGTDVVLLGHHYQRDEVIRFADFTGDSYKLSKVASETNAKYMLFCGVHFMAETADVLARPWQQVILPDLNAGCSMADMAEIGQVEDCWDSLERAGLTDEVVGSLIPLTYMNSAAAIKAFCGERGGLVCTSSNARGAFEWAFARGSKILFLPDQHLGRNTAFAMGIPLSEMVVWDPYQINGGLSPDRLKAAKVILWKGHCSVHQRFLPEHVDRVRREEPGMQVIVHPECRWEVCQKADDVGSTEHIIQAIERAPEGSSFAVGTEIHLVNRLAKRFAPLGKRVITLDDSGCLCTTMYRISPQHLAWALENLVEGKVVNRIKVDDDVKQWAHVALDRMLEIRV; this is encoded by the coding sequence TTGAACGGACTATTGGAGATCGCAACGGCTGACGCCGTGGCGGAGAATGTTGCAGACTCGTGTTCCTTAGATCACTACCTTGCGCAACCAGACCATACGATGGATGCCCGGATCGCTGCGGCTCGGGAGAAACTTGGCACGGATGTGGTTCTGCTGGGGCATCACTATCAGCGTGATGAAGTGATTCGGTTCGCTGACTTTACCGGCGACAGCTACAAGCTCTCGAAGGTTGCCTCCGAGACAAATGCGAAGTACATGCTGTTTTGTGGTGTGCACTTTATGGCTGAGACAGCGGATGTGCTGGCGCGACCCTGGCAGCAGGTGATTTTGCCGGATTTGAATGCGGGCTGCTCGATGGCGGATATGGCGGAGATCGGGCAGGTGGAAGACTGTTGGGATTCGCTGGAACGTGCAGGGCTGACAGATGAAGTCGTTGGTAGTCTGATTCCGCTGACGTATATGAACTCGGCTGCGGCGATCAAGGCTTTTTGCGGCGAGCGAGGCGGGTTGGTTTGCACCTCGTCAAATGCTCGCGGGGCATTTGAGTGGGCGTTCGCGCGCGGCAGCAAGATTTTGTTTCTTCCTGATCAGCACCTTGGACGCAATACTGCGTTTGCGATGGGGATTCCGTTGAGCGAGATGGTGGTCTGGGATCCTTATCAGATCAACGGCGGATTGAGCCCGGATCGGTTGAAGGCAGCAAAGGTGATTCTGTGGAAGGGACACTGTTCGGTGCATCAACGGTTTTTGCCGGAGCATGTCGATCGCGTGCGCCGGGAGGAGCCTGGAATGCAGGTGATTGTTCATCCGGAGTGCCGTTGGGAGGTTTGCCAGAAGGCAGACGACGTGGGTTCGACGGAGCATATTATTCAGGCGATTGAGCGCGCTCCTGAGGGTTCTAGCTTCGCCGTGGGGACGGAGATTCATCTGGTCAACCGTTTGGCCAAGCGGTTTGCCCCGCTGGGTAAGCGGGTGATTACGCTCGATGACTCGGGATGTTTGTGCACAACGATGTACCGGATTTCGCCGCAGCATTTGGCATGGGCTTTGGAGAATCTTGTCGAGGGAAAGGTTGTGAATCGCATCAAGGTGGACGATGATGTGAAGCAATGGGCGCATGTAGCGCTCGACAGAATGCTGGAGATCAGAGTTTGA
- a CDS encoding DUF3761 domain-containing protein: MKTVICLMAVAAGLVGTQLAVGQAAPPAGSTGMCKDGTYSTAASKQGACRGHQGVKEWYAAAPAAAAAPAAAAAAPVAAAKTAPAAATSAASTTATSTAAAASGKQSPSQRAAALPQAAGGGPGLVWVNTSSNVYHCYGSDYYGKTKAGSYMSEADAKAKGAHPDHGKACSK, encoded by the coding sequence ATGAAGACAGTGATCTGTTTGATGGCGGTTGCGGCGGGGCTTGTGGGTACGCAGCTGGCTGTGGGCCAGGCGGCACCACCGGCGGGATCTACGGGGATGTGTAAGGACGGAACGTATTCGACAGCTGCGAGCAAGCAGGGCGCCTGCCGGGGTCACCAGGGCGTAAAGGAGTGGTATGCGGCCGCTCCGGCTGCGGCTGCTGCTCCGGCCGCTGCGGCGGCTGCACCGGTAGCGGCTGCGAAGACTGCGCCCGCTGCGGCAACATCTGCTGCTTCGACGACCGCCACAAGCACGGCTGCGGCAGCGTCTGGAAAGCAGTCACCATCGCAGAGGGCAGCGGCTCTTCCGCAGGCCGCCGGTGGTGGACCAGGCCTAGTGTGGGTGAATACGTCGAGTAACGTCTATCACTGCTATGGGTCGGACTACTACGGGAAGACCAAGGCTGGGTCGTATATGTCTGAGGCGGATGCAAAGGCCAAGGGCGCTCATCCTGACCATGGAAAGGCCTGCAGCAAGTAG
- a CDS encoding DUF2203 domain-containing protein, whose product MNKTFTLGEAQTLLPVVEALLRKAQEAQVRAEELEYEMQQLSHRIFLSGGMHVDVSVAARRRAERDKAVQSGRDTLAEIDSIGVQVKDLEQGLLDFPYVMDGKTVLLCWKLGEPAITHWHTEEEGFAGRKPLDSRFGKTERLN is encoded by the coding sequence TTGAACAAGACGTTTACGTTGGGCGAGGCACAGACGCTGTTGCCAGTAGTAGAGGCTCTGCTAAGGAAGGCACAGGAAGCACAGGTCCGGGCCGAGGAGCTCGAGTACGAGATGCAGCAGTTGAGTCACAGGATTTTTCTGTCTGGCGGCATGCATGTGGATGTGAGTGTTGCCGCCCGGCGCCGGGCAGAGCGCGATAAGGCTGTGCAGTCGGGCAGGGATACGCTGGCGGAGATCGATTCGATTGGGGTCCAGGTAAAGGATCTCGAGCAGGGGCTGCTGGACTTTCCTTACGTGATGGATGGGAAGACGGTTCTGCTTTGCTGGAAGCTTGGCGAACCGGCGATTACCCACTGGCACACGGAGGAAGAGGGGTTCGCGGGGCGAAAACCTTTGGATTCGAGATTTGGGAAGACGGAGCGGTTGAACTAG
- a CDS encoding Sec-independent protein translocase subunit TatA/TatB, giving the protein MPSFQDSAVIFFLALLLFGPKKLPELARQLGKLMGEFRRASNEFRMQMEDELRVADQEEQRKKIAAMEAAAPVTPAISAGENTIAPPALTADSASESDVTPERIAQLTQELVEDHPQTAPPSPSPLPIATSGDLNLMPPSTGLPVSNSALSPVLNSIPHTAESESVSEVAASEATQHG; this is encoded by the coding sequence ATGCCTAGCTTTCAGGACAGCGCCGTCATCTTCTTCCTCGCCCTGCTTCTCTTCGGCCCGAAGAAGCTGCCCGAACTCGCCCGCCAACTCGGAAAACTCATGGGAGAGTTTCGCCGCGCCTCCAATGAGTTCCGCATGCAAATGGAAGACGAACTCCGCGTCGCCGACCAGGAGGAGCAGCGCAAGAAGATCGCTGCCATGGAGGCCGCCGCTCCCGTGACCCCCGCAATCTCCGCTGGAGAAAATACCATCGCACCCCCCGCACTCACAGCAGACTCCGCATCAGAATCAGACGTCACTCCCGAACGGATCGCCCAGCTCACTCAGGAGCTGGTGGAAGACCACCCGCAGACGGCGCCTCCATCCCCGTCCCCCCTTCCCATCGCCACCTCCGGCGACCTCAATCTCATGCCACCCTCGACCGGTCTTCCCGTCAGCAACTCGGCCCTCTCCCCTGTCCTCAACTCCATCCCCCACACGGCCGAATCAGAATCAGTCAGCGAAGTAGCCGCCAGCGAGGCCACTCAGCATGGCTGA
- the nadB gene encoding L-aspartate oxidase yields MGRFDFLVIGAGIAGLSAAIRLAETGTVLVVTKEELAESNTAYAQGGIAVAMGGDEDVALHLEDTMAAGDGLVNREAAAVLVSQGPQRVEELLEWGTAFDRYPKDKNGDEGELMRTREGAHSLSRILHANGDATGKEIAVSLLRHVRAGGFDKGTIELMEWTTSVDLIVEGGRVVGATLLDGEGGLRVVRAGAVLLASGGAGQVYSDTTNPAVATGDGIAMAYRAGAAVSDMEFYQFHPTAFSEVGAPRFLLSEALRGESAYLVNAKGERFMERYHPLLELAPRDVVARAITREGMDGPVYLDMRHVKKDLHARFPGISKFLAKYRLKLGRDLIPVRPAAHYLMGGVRTDVQGRTSLPGLYAAGEAACTGVHGANRLASNSLLEGLVFGALTAETMVSETLGEDGGLGVATAASNMGVSSEAVTEKWIKELRELMWKYAGLLRDADGLRQAKRGLDALGAAMPKGLTRRAVEARNLLVVAELIVASALGREESRGAHFRNDFPLRGEGAKHSVMQQGRLEFVA; encoded by the coding sequence ATGGGACGGTTTGATTTTTTGGTTATTGGGGCAGGTATTGCAGGGCTAAGTGCAGCGATTCGGTTGGCAGAGACGGGCACGGTGCTGGTGGTGACGAAGGAAGAGCTGGCAGAGTCGAATACGGCTTATGCGCAGGGTGGGATCGCGGTGGCGATGGGTGGGGATGAGGATGTCGCGCTGCACCTCGAGGACACGATGGCGGCGGGCGATGGGCTGGTGAACCGCGAGGCTGCGGCGGTGCTGGTTTCGCAGGGTCCACAGAGAGTGGAGGAGCTGTTGGAATGGGGGACGGCGTTCGATAGATACCCTAAGGACAAGAATGGGGATGAGGGTGAGTTGATGCGGACACGCGAAGGGGCGCATAGCCTGTCGCGGATTCTGCATGCGAATGGAGATGCAACGGGGAAGGAGATTGCCGTGTCGTTGCTGCGGCATGTGCGGGCGGGTGGTTTTGACAAAGGCACGATTGAGTTGATGGAGTGGACTACGAGTGTGGATTTGATTGTTGAGGGAGGACGCGTGGTGGGGGCTACGCTGCTTGATGGTGAGGGTGGGCTGAGGGTGGTTCGGGCTGGGGCTGTTTTGCTGGCGAGTGGCGGGGCGGGGCAGGTTTATAGCGATACGACGAATCCTGCGGTGGCGACGGGGGATGGGATTGCGATGGCTTATCGGGCAGGTGCAGCGGTGAGCGATATGGAGTTTTATCAGTTTCACCCGACGGCGTTTAGTGAGGTTGGTGCTCCGAGGTTTTTGTTGAGCGAGGCGCTGCGGGGTGAGAGTGCGTATCTGGTGAATGCGAAGGGGGAGCGGTTTATGGAGCGGTATCATCCGCTGCTGGAACTGGCTCCGAGGGATGTGGTGGCGAGGGCGATTACGCGTGAGGGGATGGATGGGCCGGTGTATCTGGATATGCGGCATGTGAAGAAGGATCTGCATGCACGGTTTCCGGGGATCTCGAAGTTTCTGGCGAAGTATCGGCTAAAGTTGGGGAGGGATCTGATTCCGGTGCGTCCTGCGGCGCATTATTTGATGGGCGGGGTGAGGACGGATGTGCAGGGGAGGACGTCGCTGCCGGGATTGTATGCGGCGGGTGAGGCGGCGTGCACGGGGGTGCATGGAGCGAATCGGCTAGCGAGCAATTCGCTGCTGGAGGGGTTGGTGTTTGGGGCGCTGACGGCGGAGACGATGGTTTCTGAGACGCTGGGGGAGGACGGCGGTTTGGGTGTAGCGACGGCGGCTTCCAATATGGGTGTGAGTTCGGAGGCGGTGACGGAGAAGTGGATCAAAGAGCTGCGAGAGTTGATGTGGAAGTACGCAGGGCTGCTGCGGGATGCGGACGGTTTGCGGCAGGCGAAGCGTGGTCTGGATGCGTTGGGCGCGGCGATGCCGAAGGGGCTGACGCGGCGAGCGGTGGAGGCTCGAAACCTGCTGGTGGTGGCGGAGCTGATTGTGGCTTCGGCGCTGGGGCGGGAAGAGAGCCGGGGGGCGCATTTTCGGAATGATTTTCCACTGCGGGGTGAGGGTGCGAAGCACTCGGTGATGCAGCAGGGGAGGCTTGAGTTTGTTGCCTGA
- the tatC gene encoding twin-arginine translocase subunit TatC, whose translation MADLVDSVRAAVTDRADLPGMSLMEHLTELRKRLIHATVYLLIGFAVAYAFHERLYGFVQKPLDDLHIALNFTHPTDGLNLYLKTALLGGAILASPFILYQLWLFISPGMYANEKRYVVPFMAATIGLFLAGAWFGYHWVLPGAIKVLVLDFGKKFNPILTIEDYTQFFLAVILGLGICFELPILIFFLSLFGIVDAKFLLKHIRYAILVIFLISAIICPLPDPFSMILFASPMLVLYFLGVGVAFFVHPSRRKAKEANKAA comes from the coding sequence ATGGCTGATCTTGTCGACAGCGTCCGAGCCGCAGTCACCGACCGCGCCGATCTCCCCGGCATGAGCCTGATGGAGCACCTCACCGAGCTCCGCAAGCGCCTCATCCATGCCACTGTTTATCTGCTGATTGGATTTGCCGTTGCCTACGCCTTTCACGAGCGTCTCTACGGCTTCGTCCAGAAGCCCCTAGATGACCTCCATATCGCCCTCAACTTCACCCATCCCACCGACGGCCTCAATCTCTATCTCAAGACCGCCCTGCTCGGTGGAGCGATCCTCGCATCTCCCTTCATCCTCTACCAGCTGTGGCTCTTCATCTCGCCCGGCATGTACGCCAACGAGAAGCGCTACGTCGTCCCGTTCATGGCCGCAACCATCGGGCTCTTCCTCGCGGGAGCATGGTTCGGCTACCACTGGGTCCTTCCCGGCGCCATCAAAGTCCTCGTTCTCGACTTCGGCAAAAAGTTCAATCCCATTCTGACCATCGAGGACTACACCCAGTTCTTCCTGGCCGTAATCCTCGGTCTGGGCATCTGTTTCGAACTGCCGATCCTCATATTTTTTCTCTCCCTCTTCGGCATCGTCGACGCCAAGTTCCTGCTCAAACACATCCGCTACGCGATCCTCGTCATCTTCCTCATCTCGGCCATCATCTGCCCCCTGCCCGATCCCTTCAGCATGATCCTCTTCGCAAGTCCCATGCTCGTGCTCTATTTCCTCGGCGTGGGTGTCGCATTTTTCGTTCACCCGTCGCGCCGCAAAGCCAAAGAGGCCAATAAAGCCGCATGA
- a CDS encoding M28 family peptidase has protein sequence MILPTNLYPQRLRCATKPSTPCLNSKTEVLLSRHLSLTVVVLLILLAPIAHAQKTVTTQFSGQAAYTLTKQLLDVAPKRFNGSPGHAKAEEFLKQHFAPEAAKGNFIADTFTATTPAGLQTMTNYIVKYPGKKDGIIVLVSHYETNYPLRDINFYGANDGAATSALLIEIGTILRAHPPEGYSIWLVFDDGEEAVKTWSNSDSLYGTRHLAAKWSQDGTLTKIKALLVADMIADKDLNIDYVENSTPWLLDLLKVAAKNTGHSASIFKYREAEEDDHLPFAARGVPVLDLIDAHYGPTTDAMPDGYHHTDKDTIDKISAHSLQISGDIVLEMIRLVNQRP, from the coding sequence ATGATCCTTCCCACGAATCTGTATCCCCAACGGCTCCGCTGCGCCACAAAACCGTCTACCCCGTGCCTGAACTCTAAGACCGAAGTTCTCCTATCACGTCATCTATCGCTTACCGTTGTGGTACTGCTCATCCTTCTGGCGCCAATCGCCCACGCCCAGAAAACAGTCACCACGCAGTTCAGCGGACAGGCCGCCTACACCCTCACAAAACAACTCCTTGACGTAGCCCCCAAGCGCTTCAACGGCTCTCCCGGCCACGCCAAAGCCGAAGAGTTCCTCAAACAGCACTTCGCCCCCGAAGCCGCCAAAGGCAACTTCATCGCCGACACCTTCACTGCCACCACCCCCGCCGGTCTCCAGACGATGACCAACTACATCGTCAAATATCCTGGCAAAAAGGACGGCATCATCGTCCTCGTCAGCCACTACGAGACCAACTATCCCCTCCGCGACATCAACTTCTACGGAGCCAACGACGGCGCCGCCACCTCTGCCCTGCTCATCGAGATCGGCACCATCCTCCGCGCCCACCCCCCCGAGGGCTACTCCATCTGGCTCGTCTTCGACGACGGCGAAGAGGCAGTTAAAACCTGGTCCAACTCCGACTCCCTTTACGGCACCCGCCACCTAGCCGCCAAGTGGTCGCAGGACGGCACCCTCACCAAAATCAAAGCCCTCCTCGTCGCCGACATGATCGCCGACAAGGACCTCAACATCGACTACGTGGAGAACTCCACCCCCTGGCTGCTCGATCTGCTCAAAGTCGCCGCCAAAAACACCGGCCACTCCGCCTCCATCTTCAAATACCGCGAGGCTGAAGAAGATGACCACCTACCGTTTGCGGCACGCGGCGTCCCCGTCCTCGATCTGATCGACGCCCACTACGGCCCCACCACCGACGCCATGCCCGACGGCTACCACCACACCGACAAAGACACCATCGACAAGATCAGCGCCCACTCCCTCCAGATCTCCGGCGACATCGTCCTCGAGATGATCCGCTTAGTCAACCAGCGCCCCTGA